A genomic window from Rattus norvegicus strain BN/NHsdMcwi chromosome 9, GRCr8, whole genome shotgun sequence includes:
- the Amer3 gene encoding APC membrane recruitment protein 3 isoform X1 gives MELRRGKTFIKSSVQISHEKLIDSPAKEDPDTWSLSLGEQQRAHGERSSQTSPCAQGYGRCPNKEVLSDPEGGPVPLCGNTFKLVRKSKTHDNVPGAVKAAAPTGQMVGSTSFTETPGGQRMIDYRHFVPQMPFVPAVAKSIPRKRISLKRSKKCFRNLFHMRRSKTENLASLSAKGKNLSPPGVPAQQGKPFFSMGEGLGLDSLCQDLSDSEFLHDSPFDLCSALCEDVASLKSFDSLTGCGEIFADGSSVPSVELKDGPESPAHSPQALDSKTPCGPSQGSMEQLMSPAQNEASDFTKFWDSVNRSVQQQQRALLGPWLMSPQGTETDQPRLDSSGLAELPLFPCRGPPSGSKASSIDTGTPKSEQPESVSTSDEGYYDSFSPGLEEEKKEAASPATPAAAFPRDSYSGDALYELFYDPSEAPVGPILDDDCVSESLSGPALGTPLSMCSFRVGAEENLAPAPGPDLLSQGFLQSTWKGKECLLKLCDTELAITMGIVNWLRRTPQATAPTPASTPASTPAIVLREPAAPPDPHRVLRGTSADMKGREDQALDMGKDVQCFSPSRQVPWAHSGTKDLLIREREVQGEPARGINTPSKDGSLEEGTQNVSEGRSSSEVTTTTSISRNSKAVNTATRLSSQKELGTPGNLRCSQGSLRPGPGGSALDPGPMLVGCVAALQIYPDSHSPRQDKGNGLLWKPQAWGPNAVLKKPTSSKRNEAAACGLSSSASPQDQRCHDLFLDLNQLTLEPSRLGTQACASVDSLPQQLCPRAPEQVPHRGSVGS, from the coding sequence ATGGAGCTGAGGAGAGGAAAGACCTTTATCAAATCTAGTGTGCAGATTTCCCACGAGAAACTCATAGACTCCCCAGCCAAGGAGGACCCAGACACTTGGTCACTCTCACTGGGAGAGCAGCAGAGAGCCCATGGCGAGAGGAGCTCCCAAACAAGTCCCTGTGCCCAAGGGTATGGCCGATGCCCCAACAAAGAGGTACTGTCTGACCCAGAAGGGGGTCCCGTGCCCCTCTGTGGAAACACTTTCAAGTTGGTGCGCAAGAGTAAGACACATGACAATGTTCCAGGGGCTGTGAAGGCAGCAGCCCCCACAGGGCAAATGGTAGGTAGCACAAGCTTCACAGAGACCCCAGGAGGTCAGCGTATGATTGACTACCGCCACTTTGTGCCCCAGATGCCCTTCGTGCCAGCTGTGGCTAAGAGCATCCCAAGAAAAAGGATTTCCCTGAAAAGGTCCAAGAAGTGCTTTCGAAACCTATTTCACATGCGCAGAAGCAAGACTGAGAACTTGGCCTCGCTCTCAGCCAAGGGGAAGAACCTCTCCCCTCCCGGGGTCCCAGCGCAGCAAGGCAAGCCCTTCTTCTCCAtgggtgaggggctggggctggacAGCCTATGCCAGGACCTGTCTGACAGTGAGTTTCTACATGACTCGCCCTTTGACCTCTGCAGCGCCCTGTGTGAGGATGTGGCCTCACTGAAAAGCTTCGATTCACTTACAGGTTGTGGGGAGATCTTTGCAGATGGGAGCTCGGTGCCATCTGTGGAGTTGAAGGACGGCccagagagcccagcccattcaCCGCAGGCTCTGGACAGCAAGACTCCCTGTGGCCCCTCCCAGGGTAGTATGGAACAGCTGATGTCACCTGCCCAGAATGAAGCATCAGACTTCACCAAGTTCTGGGACAGTGTGAATCGCTctgtgcagcagcagcagcgtgcCCTGCTGGGCCCGTGGTTGATGAGTCCCCAGGGAACAGAAACAGACCAACCCAGGCTGGACTCATCTGGGTTAGCTGAACTGCCCCTGTTCCCTTGCAGGGGTCCCCCCAGTGGCTCCAAAGCCAGCTCCATAGACACAGGTACCCCCAAAAGTGAACAGCCTGAATCTGTGTCCACAAGCGATGAAGGTTACTATGATTCCTTCTCACCAGGCCtcgaggaggagaagaaggaagctgcGAGCCCAGCCACGCCTGCAGCCGCTTTCCCCAGGGACAGCTACAGTGGGGACGCCCTCTATGAACTCTTCTATGACCCCAGCGAGGCTCCTGTTGGCCCAATCCTGGATGATGACTGTGTGtctgagagtctctcaggacCTGCCTTGGGGACTCCGTTGTCTATGTGCAGCTTTCGCGTGGGGGCAGAGGAGAACCTGGCCCCAGCGCCAGGCCCTGACTTGCTCAGTCAGGGCTTCCTACAGAGTACCTGGAAGGGCAAGGAATGTTTGCTGAAGCTCTGTGACACAGAACTTGCTATCACCATGGGCATTGTCAACTGGCTGCGCAGAACCCCACAGGCCACTGCCCCTACCCCTGCATCTACCCCTGCCTCTACCCCTGCCATTGTCCTTCGGGAGCCCGCTGCCCCACCTGACCCCCATAGAGTCCTCAGAGGAACATCAGCAGATATGAAAGGCAGGGAAGACCAGGCCTTAGACATGGGTAAGGATGTGCAATGCTTTTCACCCAGTAGGCAGGTGCCCTGGGCGCATTCAGGAACCAAAGACTTGCTTATTAGAGAGCGGGAAGTCCAAGGGGAGCCCGCAAGGGGTATAAATACCCCATCTAAAGATGGATCTCTAGAGGAAGGAACACAAAATGTCTCCGAAGGCCGGTCCTCCTCGGAAGTAACCACTACAACAAGCATTTCCAGGAATAGCAAAGCTGTAAACACTGCCACCCGTCTCAGTTCTCAGAAGGAACTCGGGACACCTGGGAACCTGAGGTGTTCTCAAGGTTCCTTAAGACCAGGGCCTGGAGGAAGTGCTCTTGATCCAGGGCCCATGCTTGTGGGCTGTGTGGCAGCCCTGCAAATCTATCCAGACAGCCATTCTCCTAGACAGGATAAGGGCAATGGGCTCCTCTGGAAGCCTCAGGCTTGGGGTCCTAACGCTGTGCTAAAGAAACCTACAAGCAGCAAACGCAATGAAGCAGCTGCCTGTGGCCTCTCCTCCTCAGCCAGCCCACAAGACCAGAGATGTCATGACCTCTTCCTAGACCTGAACCAACTCACCTTGGAACCCTCCAGGCTAGGTACCCAAGCCTGTGCCTCTGTGGACAGCCTGCCTCAGCAGCTCTGCCCCAGGGCTCCAGAGCAAGTGCCACATAGGGGTTCAGTGGGGTCCTGA